The genome window aggctggtcttgaattcctggcctcaagtgatcctcacccctcagcctcccaaagtattaggattacaggcatgagccactgtgtctggccaggtGAGATGGaatcttattatttttactttttatggttttttgttttgttttgttttgttttgacggagttttgctgtgttgcccaggctggagtgcagtggcatgatctcagctaactgcaagctccacctcccgggttcacgccattctcctcctcagcttcccgagtaactgggactacaggtgcccaacaccacacccagctaattttttatatttttagtggagacagggttttactgtattaggatggtctcaatctcctgacctcgtgatccgcccgcctcggcaccccaaagtgctgggattacaggcgtgagacaccatgcctggcttttttttttttttttttgagacaggatcttgccctgtttcccatgctggagtgtagtggcaaaatcaactcactgcagccttgatgtcctgggctcaagtgatcctcctgcctcagccttctgagtagctaggattacaagtgcttgccaccatacccagctgtttttttttttttttttttctttagtagagatggagtcttgctggtcttgaattcctgggctcaagtgatcctcctgccttggcctcccaaaatgctgggattacagttgtgagcaactgtgcccagccaagtgagatgcaattttaaatagggtgaCTTGGACAGCTTGGAGGCCACCTGAGTTGGGTTTAAAAGCTGCCAGTTCCAGCTGTCCAGCTATGGGGCCACAGTGCCAGACAGTGGTGGTGGTTACAGGACTGTAGGTATTTACCAAAACTAGACACGTCCACGTAACAACCAACTGCACAAATAAGgagtaaaataataaagagatgGACGTGTGAGGCAGGACTGGATTGTAGCCCAGGATAAAGAGAAGTTGTGGGATGACAGCTGTGCCATCGGCCCAGACAGAACCATCTGGACAGGGGACAGAGGTAAGGGAGATGGTTGAAAATATTACCATCATATGATAATAACAACTAAGCCACAGGAAAACAAGACAGTTTTTAACCTCAGGGGAAATCCTTCAGAAATTAATGGAATCTAACAGAAGCATcatgagaggaagaggaaggggaacagAACTaaattggggccaggtgtggtggctcacacttgtgatcccagcacttttggaggcccaggcgggaagatcacttgagcccaggagttcaggaccagcttgggcaacatagcgagaccctctctctacaaaaaataaaaaatgagcctggcgtagtggcgcatgcctgtggtcccagttactcaggaggctgaggtgggaggattgcttgagcctgggggaacaaggctgcagtgagccatgattgtgccagcctaggtgacagagccagaccctgtatcaaaaaaaaaaaaaaaaaaaaaaaaattggctgggcgtggtggctcatacctgtaatcccagcactttgggaggccaaggccagtggaccacctgaggtcaggagtttgaaaccagcctgaccaacatggagaaaccccgtctctactaaaaatacaaaattagctgggcatggtggcgcatgcctgtaatcccagctacttgggaggctgaggcaggggaattgcttgaacccgggaagcagaggttgcggtgagccgagatcgcaccattgcactccagcctgggaaacaagagtgaaactccggctcaaaaaaaaaaaaaaaagtgaaagatctgtacTGTCAACTATTCATCAATAATTAgtctaaaaatattaagaaagggGGAGAGGAAAgtatcatcttcataagctgaagACCAGCACCAACGCCACCACTGGCAGAGCTCCCCAGATTCTACAAAGGGAAACTGTTCCTCCATATGGAGTAATAGGGACTGAATATGTCCTGCCACATGAAAGAACCCCCCAAACCAGACAAAATATATGGACTGCAGAGTGTAAAGAAACTGGCTGTGGGCCAGTGAGGGACAGTGAGGTGTGTGAACTGGGAAACAAGGTAAGTCATGCGGCTGGCCCAGTGTCGTGTGTGGAGTTTCCTGGTGGAGCCTGGCAGACACTCGGACTTTAGGAGTTGAAACTGATTCAGAGAATCCCAGCAGCTGGTGTTTGCAGGGCAGAGAACCAGAGAGAAGAGAGCTGCACGGGGAAAGAACCCTGGATATCCACAGAGGCTCCTGCTCCAGTATTGAGCAGACTACGACTACTGGTGAGCACAGGCACATGAGGAAGCTACCCAAGGCCAGGGAAGGCCATCACCCCAGCAGGAGAGGATGAATGGTAACTCCAGTGTGCAAGCAGGACAGGGACTAGCAGCTTTCCCCATCCACCAGGATAGAGAAGCTCATGTTCACCTAGGGAGCATTGGCCAGGGTGCCCAGAATGGTGTTTGttgcttccgtagagggaaactGAAGCCTACACTAAGAGCTGCTCTGGTCCCACACAGCACATCTTCAAAACAAGATTCAAAAGGATCAAACCATTTCCAtgttttctgagaataaaagcagttgtacttcttcctttccactcAGAAAATCTGATAGAATCTATGAAAGAGCCCTAAGACTTGAGTTTAGCAAGGCTGGAGACACTGTATTTTCCAGGGAGCCAAATCCTTGCCCCAGACACTAGTTAATTGCCCCAGCACTTTCTTCACTGATCGTTACAGGAAAACAGCTCATGTTAGatttgaaaataaggaaaaaaaatttaacactaAACTTGCAAATATTATGTGGTGTATATTAGTTACACATTTACTACGTAAATGCAACTGTAAAACTGAGGAAGTATTCCAAAATGTTGACAGTAGTTAATCCCGAATGACAGAACCcaattgattttcattttcttccatttcctaaATTGTCTTCAATTTCCTCGTACTCCTTGAATATCTGAATTCTGGAACCTCCCCTGCAACCCAAGCACAACGACAAGAATATTGGGAGGTGCTGCAGCTGAAAATAAACTCAGACTTGGAATAGTagctcagttttattttctgtagtaaCAAACATTTAAGAACCAGATAAAACAAAGGGCCCCGGAGCACCCAAAGGCCAGTACAAGCCGACCATGAGGACCTCACAAGAAAGTAGCAACTGGGAATTCCTGCCCTAGGGAAGGATGGATGATGCACTGCCTAGGAGGAGAGGTAAAGTGAGACCTCGCCCCATTTTCCCAGGCCAGGCTTAGCGGGAGACTGGGGGCCCGAAGCGCTGCATGGTCCGCACCACCAGGGAAAGCTGGTCGAGAAAGTTGATGACGGAAATTCGGAGCAGGCGGCAGTCTTCAGCTTTCCAGCGGctaaaaggggaaaagaaaatcaaattggAGGTAGCAACTCCTGGTCCCTCGCTCTGCCCCTCAGGCACCCATTACAGCAAACCCTTGGGAGCCCTGTCATTACACAGCCCCTCAGGCAGAGACCAGCCCAGCGCACCTGGCGCTCCTTAGGGCTCATCCTTGGGTGTTCCCCATGTCTCCGTCGGCCGCCTACCCCAACCCCGGTCCCCTTCAGAACTTACATGGCCAGGATCCTGCCGCTCACTGTGAGCTCCTTCCCAACCACCCTTTGGTGGGGCTCGGCATCTGGAGCCAGGGACCCATGGGCGATTTCCGCCTCCAAGGGGGTTGGGAAAGGCACGCTGAGGGTGCTGGGAGTCATTCGGTTAAGGTGCCATCTGATGCGACTTTGCCTATGTCTCAGGCCTTCTTGCTCCTCTGAAGCCCCGTCTCAGGTCACCCTGCCCAGCATCACCCGCTTCACTCCTTACCTCGCCCAGGCCACCGTTGGCAGAGCTTCTCTTCCTCCATTTCAATTTCTTCCCCTCCTCCAACCACCCCTGACCGTATACCCCAGCCCCTGGTCCCCCTGCTTCCCTTTCCGTcggcccccgccccgccccgccctcctttctttctccccgAGTCCTGCCCTCGCCCCGCCGCAAGCAGCCCCCAGACCGTTCCTTGGCCTCCCCTCGGAAAGGACACAATATGTGCGGCCGCATTCCTGGCCCCCTGGCCGCAGACGCGGCGTCTCTGCCGGGACCTGGCGCGTGCGGTGGGGGAGCTCCACTGGCCGGAGCTGCAGCTGTGTCCGCGCCCCCGGGGCAGCTGTGGCCACCCTGGCCATCCCCGCCATCTGCGCCTCCGCCTGcgtctgcctccgcctcccgcatGACCGCCGCCGCGCCGCTCCGACTCCACCCACGAAGCGCAGGCCCCACGCCCCGCCCTTTCTGTGGCTCCTTCCTGAAGCCCCTCCCCCTGCGCACGACTCCCTCCACACGCGCCTGCGCAGGTCCCTGGAGAGCCTGCCTGGCGCGTGGTCAGTTCCCGCCAAGCGGCCCTGCCTGGGGCCTTCTGAGACCCGGTCAGCGGTTGAGAGGCTGCGGTTTCCTCCAGAAACTCTGCCCCTTCGCTTGTAACTCGATCCCAGGGCGCTGGTGCAAACTGACCCACAATCGGTCAGGCCCCAGGAAGCCAGCCCTGACGGGGCTTTTGAAGACACCGTGGACGCCTAGCCCAGAGGCGCACCCCGCGAGGCTCCGCCCCTAACCGCACCTTGTGATCCTAGCGCGCCTGCGCTGGCAGGGCCTGCCGCCTCGGCCCTGGGGGCCCCAGTGAGGCCCTGGGGTGCCTGGACGCTTCCCGCCCTGTTTCTTACCTGGACCCAAGATCCGCAGGAGATGTGGCACAACATCCATGCTGCGATTCGCGGAGGGAGGGTGGCAGGGTCTGGTAACCCCCAAGGATACTGCTCGCCCTCGACCCCATTGCCCAACCAAGGAGGCTTCACCATGGATTGTGAAGCATTGGATTTGCATTTTACAGGAAGCGTTTTAGAGTGGGTGGGCTGTGCAGAGCGGGAACCTGTCAGCAGAAGGCCTGCACGGAGGCGAAAAATGACAGGGCCTTGAACGAAAGTACTGGCAGTGGGTCTAGGTCTAATATAACGTGAAAAATCAGACTGCACAACTCTTGAGTATGAAAATGCCagtttagccgggcgcggtggctcacgcctgtaatcccagcactttgggaggccgaggcgggcggatcacaaggtcaggagatcgagaccacggtgaaaccccgtctctactaaaaatacaaaaaattagccgggcgcggttgtgggcgcctgtagtcccagctactcgggaggctgaggcaggagaatggcgggaacccgggaggcggagcttgcagtgagccgagatcgcgccactgcactccagcctgggcgacagagcgagactccgtctcaaaaaaaaaaaaaaaaaagaaaagaaaatgccagtttaggccaggcaaagtggctcccgcctgtaatcccagcactttgggaggccaagggaggaggatcagttgagcccaggagttcaagaccaacatgggcaacatagtgagaccccatctctacaaaaaatacaaaaataaattttaaaaattaactgggcgcaGTGGAGCGTGCCTGTAGAACTAGCttcttggaggctgaggagggttgattgcttgagcccaggagttcgacaccagcctgggcaaccctgcctctacaaaaaatacaaaaattacctgggtgtgatggtgcacacctgtggtcccagctactagggaggctgagatgggaggataacctgagcccgggaggcagaggctacagttaGCCGTGgtcgccccactgtactccagcctggctgatagagcaagaccctgcctcaaaaaataaaagaaaatgccaaCTTAGTCTCTTACAGTACATATGTAGAGAAATCCTAGAACAATACAGCAACATGTAAATCCTCATGATCTCTGCTAATAGTATGGTGGgtgattttaatttcctttttgtgttttccCTCCAATTTTTCCAAAGTGGTCTTTTATGACATTtacaataccaaaaaaaaaaaagtatttaaagtgacatcaggccaggcacggtggctcatgcctgtaatcccagcactttgggaggccgaggcgggtggatcacttgaagtcaagagttcaagaccatcctggccaacatggtgaaacacccgtctctactaaaaatacaaaaatttgctgcatgtggtggtgcgtgcctgtagtccccgctattcgggaggctgggacaggagaatcacttgaaaccgggaggtggaggttgtggtgagccaagatcacaccactgcactccagcctgggcgacagagggagactctgtctcaaaaagaaaaataatgcaaataaaaaatgaataaatgaagtgaCATAAAATTTCCAACAGTGTTTGTCATGTTTGGACAACCTATTTTCCTCCTTTGCAGTCATAAGGAAGGATTGAACACTGAACTAtatcagcaaatcctgttgggTTTCCCTCTGAAATAAGTTCCACATCAGCCCACTTCTTGCTCTCCACTGCTAGTCTGCAGTGGAAGCCAGCATCTTTCCTTGACCGCCCTCAACAGCTTCCTGGCTGATTCTCTTTTACACTTTCCCCTCTACAACCTATTCACCACAGCGCAGAATGactttttaattctaatttaaattgcatggggctgggcgcggtggctcatgcctgtaatcccagcactttgggaggccaaggcaggcagatcacttgaggtcagaagttccagaccagcctgaccaacatggtgaaaccccatctctactaaaaatacaaaacttagctgggtgtggtggtgcacgccggtaatcccagctactcaggaggctgaggcaggaggatcacttggacccagaaggtggaggtttcagtgagctgagattgtgccactgcactctagcctgggcaacagagtgagactccctcaaaaaaaaaaaaaaaaaaaaaaaatgcatgggaTCACATCCCTGCTTAAAACCCTAAAATGATTTCCCTTTGCACTTGACTAAAGTCCAAACTCCTTGGTCTATCTTCTAAAAGTCCAGTGTGACCTAACTCCCAGCTCCTTCCCTTGCCTCTTACCCCACCTGCCTGCTCCCTCATTCTTTGTGGTCGCTGGGACCTTCTCTCTGCTTCCGACCAAGGGCAGCCTGACCCCAGCCCTTTGCACTTACTCTTCTATTTGTAAGACTGTCCCCAAACTTTCCCATGGGCTAGCTCCTCCTCGTCATCAGGACCTTGTCTCCAATGTCACCTCCAAGAGGCCTTCAGGATCACCAGTGTAACTCAGTACCCGCAGCCATTCTTCATCACATTTGCCCATTTCAATTTACTATATAGTATttattctttccctccctccctccctccctccctccctccctccctccctccctccctcccttccttctttcctttttttgagacagagactcactctgttgcccaggctggagtgcaccagcgcgatttcagctcactgcagcctccacctcctgaactcaagcgattctcccacctcagcctcccgagtagctgggactacaggtgtggtaCAGCTGTGTGCCagcacgctcagctaatttttgtaatttttttctcccccacccctaatttttgtatcttttggtagaggtgggttttcactatgttacctgtgctggtctccacctcctgggctcaagtgatctacccgcttcagcctcccaaagcgctgagattaagGCATGAGCTACCGTTCCCCACCACATAGTATTTctacccaccccccaccccccaaaaaaagaattGGCTTGGCCAGGTGTCTTgactcaagcctgtcatcccagaacttttggacgctgagggaggaggatcacttgaggccaggagttcgagattagcctgagcaacatagtgagacccggtctcgaccaaaaaaaaaaaaaaaattattaaattttagccaggcctagcatggtggctcactcctataatcccagcactttgggaggccaagatggatggatggatcacctgaggtcaggagtttgagaccagcctggccaacatggtgaaaccccatctttactaaaaatacaaaaattagccggttgtggtggcaggagcctgtaatcccaggtattcgggaggctgagacaggagaatcgcttgaaccccggaggcggaggttgcggtgagcccggGTTGCGCcattgtgcactccagcctgggcaacaagagcaaaactctgtctaaaaaaaaaaaaaaaaattagccggctttgacagtatgtgcctgtggtcccagctactagggaggctgaggcaggaggatttcttgagcccaggaagtcgaggctacagtgagctatgatctagccactgcactctgcataagtaacagagtgagactctatctcaatcaaacaaacaaacgaaaaagtCCATGATGTTCAGGAAATAAAGCAGAGATAAAGGAAAGGTTTTTATAGGGAAATGGCGAGTAATAGCTGTAGAAAAAACTATCAGAAAATTACCATTTTGCAACCGTTATTATCATTAATGTAATAATTAATTGTTATTAACTTAATAATTGATTCAggatagccaggtgcagtggctcacgcctgaaattccagcactttggggggccaaggcaagtgaattgcgaggtcaggagtttgagatcagcctggccaacacactgaaaccccatctctaccaaaagtacaagaaaattagccgggtgtggtggcgtgcacctgtagtctcagctactcaggaggctgaggtgggagaatctcttgaacccaggaggcagagattgcagtgacccaagaccacgccattgtactccagcctgagtgacagagtgaggctccgtctcaaaaaaaaaaaaaaaaaaaaaaattgccgggcacagtggctcacgcctgtaatcccagcactttgggaggccgaggcaggcagatcgtgagatgagatcgagaccatcctggctaacatggtgaaatcctgtctctactaaaaataccaaaaaaaaaaaaaatagctgagcatggtgtcgggcacctgtagtcccagctactcgggaagctgaggcaggagaatggcatgaacctaggaggcggagcttgcactgcactccagcctgggtgacagagcgagactccgtctcaaaaaaaaaatttgattcaGGCAAGGATTGTCACTGGATGGCAAAAGCATTAGCTGAAAGGTTGTTGGGGACAGGATATTCACAAAGTCTCAAAATATTACCCCAAATTACCTGTGAATCAGGAAGGGAAACTGCATCTTTACAGGGGAGAGATCTGGCAGCCGCCACCTGGGCCATGTGATCAAACAGCCTCCCCAGCAGTGGGGCAGCCTGACCCTGCCAGCCGCTAGATGCGGGGCTGGGGGTGAGTGTGGTCAGAGGAGGAAAGGATACAGTATCAGCTGCCTTGGATGCTTCCAAAAATATTCTTGCCTGATTACCTGTGGAGAATGGCTAGTTGGGAGAGGCAAAGATGGCCTCCTGCTCCCTCAGAAGCCTGGCTGAGTGGCATTGCCATTCATCCAGGTGTGTCATGGAGAAAATGTGTGTGCTGAGGAGCTGGCCAGTGCTGGACGTGAGTGCCAAGAGGGAAGGGACTGCGTCGTCCAGTCTCAGGATTGCCAGCACTTGGGACACAGGGGGCACTCAGTGATGAGCAAGGTGTCTGCAGCAAAGTCAGGCGCTATCTGGAAGACATGggctggagctcaggagagaggctgggatgagaCATATACATGGGAGTGaagcacagaaatagaaacaaagctAGATGAGCTCCCCCAAGAAATGATACAGAGAGAGCTGCTATCTCCTGATGTCATCGTAGTCACACTATGGCCGCAGGGTCAGAAACTGTCCCGAGACCCCTCCCTGAGGGGCAGGTGGTGGATCTCTGGGCCCTTCACCGGGCAGGGGGTAGTGGATGACTTGGCGCTACCTTTCAGGGCCGACAATTGGCTCAGAGGGGCACAGCACCTGCAGTAAACATTCTGACCCCCGTTAAAGGATCTCAGCATTGGGGGGCTGCACCCTGTGGCTGCTCCATCTTCATGCAGAGTCCCCAGTGTCCTCTAATGATCCCCCCACTTCCTGTCTCCCATCCCTGCAGTGTTTCCTCTCTCTGGTGCCTTCTGTAACCAAAGCCTCAGGAAATGCTTTCCCTGTGTGATCTTGATGCCTCCAGCCCTCTCCTCCACTACCTGTAAGGTGGCCCTGATATGACACATGCATTTCCCCTGTAGTGGACAGCTGCCATTTGCTGCCACCATTGAGGACATCCATTCATCCAGCCCTCCCCCAGAGCCTTCTGTCCCTTGCACAGCCCATGTGTGTCCAGGGAAGTGACCCCATGCCTAGCTCCAGGAAGCCAGCCCTGACGGATAATCACCCCCTACCCCGGCCAAAATGATTGGACGCACAATCCAGTTCCGACCAACAAGGGTGTTTATTTGCTGGAGGCATCTGAGACAGCAGAGGTGCTACAGAGAAGGTGCTGCTCTGGCAGTGAGGCAGTGAGGGAGGGATTCTGTGGAAGCTGCAGGCAGCCACCTTTTTATCCTTGGAGGTGGTGGCCTGGGATGTGGCAGACACAAAcgcagagggaggcaggaagacaCTGGAAGAATTGCTCCCCTGCTGCCAATGCCGATACCACTGGGCTTTTCACTTTCATAAGCCAAGAAATTTCCGTTATTGATTAAACAAATTGCCTTTATTGTTAAACCAATGATTGGATATCAGAAACAGCCTAGCTAATATAGCTCCTTTTGGATAAAAGTGGAAGTCTCACATTCACCtttaatgttatttcattttccaaaatcAATTTCCTGGCACCACGCAAACAAGAGCACTGGTAAATGTATCACCTGAGCTGCAGGCCGCCCATGCTCACAAGTGTGTCCCTGCCATAGGTGGCTTTGAAGCCATATACATGGCTCTCCAGCTCTCGTGGGGGGCCAGGGGCTTCTGTGTGCTCTTCAAAGCCTTCACCCATTGGGCCTCTGTCCATCTTTCCAGCCCGGGGACCCAATATTTGCCCCAtcaggcccaggcaggagggccTCCAGCACGTGCAGCCCCGACCACACTGTGAGCGGCTCACTTGGCAAGGGTGGAGGGCCCAGAGTGGCGTCCTCCTGCTGTGGCTTCCTTCTAGCCTCTACCACCCCTGGGGGCCTCCAAGGAGCAGGTGGCTAGATGTCCTCTTGTGCCCATGCACAGGGCACAGTGGAGAAGGAACCGGAACCCAGCCCATGTTTCTGTCCCCACCCTGGCACCCCAAGGTTTCCTCTCAGGCAACAAGGAGCACACGAAGTGAGCGGTTGTACACAGGTGGCTGATGTGTTCATCTTCCACAGGGAGGCGAGTGCTGGGGACGAGGACAAAGGCCTACGCCCAGTCCCAGTTCTGACATTGCCTTGCTGAGTCACCCATCAGCCCTAACGCTTCCTGGAGGAGACAAGCAGACAGGGTGCCCAGAGAGGAGCTGTGTCACTAAGGGCCAGGACACCCCATCTCTGGGTCACACTTGGCCACTGCTTCGCTTTTGGCTTCAGTTTGTTTACTGAACAGAAGGGAGGGGGGCACTGTGAGACGAAGGACACTGACTCAGGTCGGGGAGTGGCCCTCACTGTATAAAGTCCGTGGCTGGGGACCAAAGTGGCACTGAGACTCCCCCGAAGTCACATCACAGAGCTGGGGTGACTTGCTGACTCCCTGGCCCCAACCTGCTTTTTCATTTGTCGAAAGCACACTGGCTGCAGCAGCTGGTGGGGGTGTGGTGGTTCCAGGGCTGGCTGTCACTTGGCCTCCTGCAGTGGTAAGCTGAAGGCTATGTTGGACCCGCCAGAGGTCAGGTGACAGCTGCTTTCCCTTTCAGGATTGGGAAGGAGTCACCTGAGGGTATATTCTCAGTGGGCTAAACATGACATGCCAGAGCCCAGCTCTCCAAGcagccccttcctccttctcacaCCAAGGCACTTTCAGAAGCCGCTGGATTCCGACTGGGGCTCCGCCACTTCACCGCCAGTGCCTCTGCTGTGCTGGCTCACCTCTTCTGAGGGTGTGGAAGCAAACCCAGGTCAAGCTGTGAGGAGTGCCTAGCACGTGGCCAGAGCCAGGTACATGCCAGCTATTATTATGAGCCCAACTGCAACAGGTGAACACACTTAGTGCGACATGCTGCTGTGGCCTGGCACTGGGCACCTCCCCATGCTCCGAGAATGCTATTTGGAGAAGCCTTTCTCCATCGTCTCAGTCACTTCAGGGTGCAGGAAGCGGCTGGCCAACCGTTCGATGTCGTCCAGCGTCAGGCGGCTCAGGGACCTCTCGTAATCCTGGGGAGAGAAGGGCAGGAAGATTCAGGGGC of Macaca fascicularis isolate 582-1 chromosome X, T2T-MFA8v1.1 contains these proteins:
- the LAGE3 gene encoding EKC/KEOPS complex subunit LAGE3, which gives rise to MREAEADAGGGADGGDGQGGHSCPGGADTAAAPASGAPPPHAPGPGRDAASAARGPGMRPHIFTLSVPFPTPLEAEIAHGSLAPDAEPHQRVVGKELTVSGRILAIRWKAEDCRLLRISVINFLDQLSLVVRTMQRFGPPVSR